The stretch of DNA TTATTAGATCAAATTAAATGGAAAACTTATTTTATCCCTGCTATTTCatgttttatttcatttttcgCCGTTTGGTATTTATTCCCAGAAACAAAAGGTTTATCACTAGAAGAAATGGGTTCAGtttttgatgataaatcatcaatattttctCATCATGCTTCTGGAAGTGTTGGCGGTAGCAGCAGTagtatttttaattatggTGCAACTAATGACTTGAATAGAAGAACATCAATGACTAATGATTCAACCCCTTCAATAGCAGGAGCTCTTCCAGGGGCAGTGCCAGGAGCtattgattcaattcatcaatcaGCAGCATCAATGGCAAGAAACCCTACTAGCaacaataatcaacaattagATGGAATTATCACGGGTGCtgcaccaccaccaatgcctatcaatactaataacaacaacattatcaaACCAGTCAAATCAGATAACGCCGCTGATACTCTTTCATTAGATTCTGGTTTTGGTGGTTCTCAATCAGATATTGtacaagaaattgaaccaccttcattagaagaaattttaaaatataaaattcaaaaacaaattgaaccTAATGCATTTATTGCTACTTTCCATTGGTTATTTTCGAAAAAGGGACAACccaatgatgaagaaagtAGATTATTACAACAATAGATTAAACTAAACTAGACTAGACTAAACTAAACGTGTTTcattttgctttttttttcattttgcttttttatttcattttcatttatttagaATGCTACATAGAATGTAGTAATTTATACAAACAATTATTcacatttatttattcatttatttactTATTTAAAGTTATATCCATTTCAATATCATGTAAAGaatgtttctttttctttaactttgaattatcattttcatctttgGTTAacgattttttttcattaaataatttttccaattctttttcaatcattGGTAACAATGTTCCATAATCACATGATTTTGCTCTAACTCTTGATTCACGTAATAATCGTTCAGCTTTTTCATAATGACTTAAATGTAAATTAATAACTCCTAAACCATATGTTGCTAATGCTACAGtttcattgatttcattatGTTGTTTAACAAAATCTTGTGGGAAAGATTTTGCAAATTGTAATACTGATTCATATGACTTGATTGCCAATTGTAAACAAACTGATCTTGATCTAGTCACTGTGGCAAATGCTTCTTGATCCAGGATCGGTACAGTTTCTCTCAATTTTTCCATAATCAATTTGgaatttggatttgaatTCGAATCTGTTTTATCTTCAGGGTTTGTTTCCGAATGTTGTAAAtgcatttgtttttgatgtGATTCTAACAATTGATCATATTCAATACCAGAAAGTTCGGAAAACTTCCTTGTCATGGATATTTCTTGAGCTTCTAATTCTTCAGCTTGCATATAAAGTAAAGATCCTAAATTACATTGTGATAATAACATTTTGGAAGGTTCAATATCAGCTAATAACATTGATTCATTCATGGCAATTTTCACTTTAGTAGCCATGGCTAAATCACCAGATGTAATACAAACAGCACTTAATAAATCCATggcattgaaaaattcatcaGTGAAAGGTTCCCAAACTTCAGGGGTCTTTTTAATTCGATTTTCTTCCCCagttttattattggtaaTCACAATGGTATCATTATCTAAAACGGCAGTGTAAGCTCCGTTCGAAGTGTTGGTTGATGACAGTTTGTCATTGGGATCAATCTTATTAaccaaatttaatttatttgacGAAGATAATGACGATCccatcaatttattaacttCATCTTGGGCAATTATCAAATGGGTAATAAGTATAGCTTTAGCTAAACTAGGATTTGTAGGATTTAATGACACCAATTTAATGGCAATTCTTAAatctttttgaattaaatgaCGACGATGTTTACGATCTTTAATTCTTTGTCCCTCTGGAGAATCACGAGGAGCAGTTAAAACTGTCAAGTATAATGTagcaatttcattataaatatatgcTGCATCAGTTAACATATTCAATCGTTCAAACATTTCtccaatttttaattgtatCCCAGTATATTCATCACTTAATGGATCTAATCCAATTTCATTCGCATGCTCTAATGCttgtaaataatatttcaatgctaattgataatcaaattCCCCACGATCACTTTCTGCCCATAATCCCTTACGTAAAAATTTGGCAATTGAACTTGGAAAAGTATGTTTAGGCCACCACATATAATAAACATACCCAGAAATAATACCTAGCCCCAATGTTGCATATACAAGTTTCTTCCAAAATGGTGTTTTTGGTTGGTTGTAAGCAGCATAAGtttgattataattatattgtGAGACATGCCGACGAGATATAAAGTTGGCACGAGTTGCTGATATTGTTGTAGTATTTCGTGGTCTAAACAATACCCTACTATGGGTTCGTAATAAATATCGTGAGTTCATATAGAAGTTTTAATTGTTAGGTATAACCTAGGTGGGTTCTCTATTGgtaacttttttttcaatcgctctctttttttatatacctattgtttgatttgcccttaaataaatgaaagTCGTGTCTGATGTAACCATCGCTTGTCTAACCTGTTGCTGCAGAAATAATAAGTTCTGGAACgttctgtttctttttttttttagattgATCCCGCTATACGACATCACCAAAAACCACCCACTTCTTCCTTATTCTCAATCTCATCTAAGGTGTATCACCTAATACATATCACACTCCATTTAGCCATAGACTTCCAAATTTTACATCATGTCTAATATATTATCAGTATTCAATCCACCACCTTCTCGTCCCTACCCACCATCACCAGACGAATTGCAATCAGAATGTTTACCATGCACTGccattcaatcaattgttgcCATCGGCGGCGGATTATATCTAAGTTCACCGAATCAATTCAAAGATAAAACGACGGGGAAAATCGACGTTACGAAAAACCCCCTTTGGTGGCAACGATCAGTGAGAGGGGCAGGGATAATTTTGTTTGGATTGGGTGCTTATCGTGCTGGTGAAGTCGTTCAAATATTATATAGAAAGAGATTTGGTTAAATAAATAGTGGTAGTGATTGGCAGAATCAAGGAATTAGTTAGAAATAAGCAAGTTATATTAGTAAAGGATAAGGATTGAATTGTTCAAGGTAAACAGTATTAATTCATGTCCGTTAAAGAGACTTGTCAGTTTAATGATATATGAATATCCCTTGATAGTACTTTCCACTAATTTCTTAATACCAGTTAGCAAAGAGAGTGTTTGTTTTTAGTAGGtcaattttgtaaatagtCATATAATTAGAATGTGTATTTTCCATTCAACTAATAATATCTAATATTCAAATACTTTCAGTTTAATGTGTGGTTCGTTTTCTAGATTGGTTTTAATAACCAATATGTTTCACGAACTTGGAATTCTTGATTATTGTATGTTTCTGGTCACTATTCCAATACTATTGTAATAACTAACTTATCAATTTGCACTTTGACAAACAGATAGTTAACAAATAATATCCGATTAAAGGGCGTA from Candida albicans SC5314 chromosome R, complete sequence encodes:
- a CDS encoding uncharacterized protein (Putative protein of unknown function; Hap43p-repressed gene; S. cerevisiae ortholog YDL157C localizes to mitochondria), whose translation is MSNILSVFNPPPSRPYPPSPDELQSECLPCTAIQSIVAIGGGLYLSSPNQFKDKTTGKIDVTKNPLWWQRSVRGAGIILFGLGAYRAGEVVQILYRKRFG
- a CDS encoding uncharacterized protein (Putative protein similar to S. cerevisiae Mgr3p, a subunit of the i-AAA protease supercomplex that degrades misfolded mitochondrial proteins), with translation MNSRYLLRTHSRVLFRPRNTTTISATRANFISRRHVSQYNYNQTYAAYNQPKTPFWKKLVYATLGLGIISGYVYYMWWPKHTFPSSIAKFLRKGLWAESDRGEFDYQLALKYYLQALEHANEIGLDPLSDEYTGIQLKIGEMFERLNMLTDAAYIYNEIATLYLTVLTAPRDSPEGQRIKDRKHRRHLIQKDLRIAIKLVSLNPTNPSLAKAILITHLIIAQDEVNKLMGSSLSSSNKLNLVNKIDPNDKSSSTNTSNGAYTAVLDNDTIVITNNKTGEENRIKKTPEVWEPFTDEFFNAMDLLSAVCITSGDLAMATKVKIAMNESMLLADIEPSKMLLSQCNLGSLLYMQAEELEAQEISMTRKFSELSGIEYDQLLESHQKQMHLQHSETNPEDKTDSNSNPNSKLIMEKLRETVPISDQEAFATVTRSRSVCLQLAIKSYESVLQFAKSFPQDFVKQHNEINETVALATYGLGVINLHLSHYEKAERLLRESRVRAKSCDYGTLLPMIEKELEKLFNEKKSLTKDENDNSKLKKKKHSLHDIEMDITLNK